In Shewanella sp. VB17, a single genomic region encodes these proteins:
- a CDS encoding RluA family pseudouridine synthase, with amino-acid sequence MHSPEHCFTAFTASVQHLSLPERFTFPFYYEPHPLCLVAVKELQTHLETQKEWQHNFGHTGDEVAAIGKMFGVLIVQNIQGEIGYLSAFSGKLADNNLLPHFVPPVFDMLAEDSFFLAEQVNINQLNELINTLELNPDITKKRADLSAETHNGHLQIEAQRQTIIAGRKTRKALRETAKTTLSHADFLALESTLAKESVRDKNQLKALNLYWNNRIHIAKQQLHLLIDNIEQVKKRRKNASAKLQKKLFEHYQFLNIRGERRDLGSIFQDTVHQTPPAGSGECAAPKLLHYAFKWGMKPLALTEFWWGIAPKSEIRQHKNFYAACQGKCKPILSHMLDGMTLDENPLLANPAISKTIDIIYQDNEMAVINKPAEFLSVPGKNIQDSVYLRMKQRFPEASGPLIVHRLDMSTSGLMVIALTKEANKSLQAQFIARTVHKRYVALLTGRLEQDEGIVSLPMRGNFHDRPRQLVCLEHGKPAETKWQVIARENGQTKVYLYPKTGRTHQLRVHSAHTQGLNMPIVGDDLYGKKADRLHLHAELLELNHPRTKARMSFRVSAEF; translated from the coding sequence TGTTTAGTTGCAGTCAAAGAGCTTCAAACACACCTAGAAACCCAAAAAGAATGGCAACATAACTTTGGTCATACAGGTGATGAAGTGGCTGCTATAGGTAAAATGTTTGGTGTATTAATCGTACAAAACATTCAAGGTGAAATTGGGTATTTGTCTGCATTTTCAGGAAAACTTGCCGATAACAATTTACTGCCACATTTCGTCCCTCCCGTATTTGATATGCTCGCTGAAGATAGTTTTTTCCTCGCTGAGCAAGTCAATATTAACCAGCTAAATGAACTGATTAATACACTAGAATTAAACCCAGACATAACAAAAAAAAGAGCAGACTTATCTGCCGAAACTCACAACGGTCACTTACAAATTGAGGCTCAAAGACAAACGATTATCGCAGGACGAAAAACGCGGAAGGCACTCAGGGAAACAGCAAAAACAACACTGAGTCACGCTGATTTTTTAGCACTAGAGTCAACACTTGCCAAAGAAAGTGTGCGTGATAAAAATCAGTTAAAAGCACTTAACCTGTATTGGAATAACAGGATACATATTGCAAAGCAGCAATTGCATCTGTTAATCGATAACATTGAGCAAGTTAAAAAAAGGCGTAAAAATGCCTCCGCCAAGCTACAGAAAAAGCTATTTGAGCATTATCAGTTCTTAAATATCAGAGGTGAGCGCAGAGACTTAGGCAGTATTTTTCAAGACACTGTACACCAAACACCGCCCGCAGGCTCTGGTGAGTGCGCCGCCCCAAAACTGTTACATTACGCCTTCAAATGGGGCATGAAACCACTGGCTTTAACTGAGTTTTGGTGGGGAATTGCTCCAAAATCTGAAATCCGCCAGCATAAGAATTTTTATGCTGCTTGTCAGGGAAAATGCAAACCCATTTTGAGTCATATGCTTGATGGCATGACACTGGATGAAAACCCATTACTTGCCAATCCTGCAATAAGTAAAACCATCGACATCATCTACCAAGATAATGAAATGGCCGTCATCAATAAACCCGCTGAATTTCTCTCTGTTCCGGGAAAAAACATTCAGGATTCTGTGTATCTGCGCATGAAGCAACGCTTTCCAGAAGCCAGCGGGCCACTCATCGTTCATCGACTCGACATGTCTACCTCAGGCTTAATGGTGATAGCCTTAACTAAAGAAGCAAATAAAAGCTTACAGGCACAATTTATTGCCCGAACAGTCCATAAACGTTATGTCGCCCTGTTAACAGGGCGACTTGAACAAGATGAGGGCATAGTCAGCTTACCTATGCGCGGTAACTTTCATGATAGACCAAGACAACTTGTCTGCCTTGAACACGGTAAACCTGCCGAAACCAAATGGCAGGTAATCGCCCGAGAAAATGGCCAAACTAAGGTCTATTTATATCCAAAAACAGGAAGAACTCACCAACTTAGGGTCCATAGCGCTCATACCCAAGGGCTCAATATGCCCATCGTTGGCGACGATCTTTATGGTAAAAAAGCCGACAGATTGCACTTACATGCGGAACTTTTAGAACTCAATCACCCAAGAACTAAAGCACGCATGAGTTTCCGCGTCAGCGCTGAGTTTTAA
- a CDS encoding FAD-binding and (Fe-S)-binding domain-containing protein yields MQVTYQELANILAERITPERIVTEEAKRLAYGTDASFYRLTPQIVVRLKTLDEVIYTIKTCGQYHIPYTFRAAGTSLSGQAVSDSVLITLTDDWRGHQILDNGHKITLQPGVIGSDANKYLARFGRKIGPDPASINTCKIGGIAANNSSGMCCGTAQNTYRTLDNMTLVLADGTVLNTADEISVNAFNIKQKKLIDGINILCQKVKDNPVLQARIRHKYRLKNTTGYALNALVDYCDPIDVLKHLMIGSEGTLGFIAEITYNTVIEHAHKASTLIVFNNIEEASRAVTALASDPVAAVEMMDGRAMASIADKAGMPAFIKRLNVEACALLIESRANNEVQLLAQCDQVKATLTHFSVIESIEFTSQTDTVTTLWAMRKGMFPAVGAVREVGTTVIIEDVVFPVEHLAAGVRDLQQLFIQFHYHEAIIFGHALEGNLHFVFTQGFDTTAEVKRYGDFMDAVAELVAVKYQGSMKAEHGTGRNVAPYVELEWGKDGYRLMLEIKRLFDPKGVLNPGVIINDDKQCHIKNLKLLPKADALVDKCIECGFCEPACPSRTLSLSPRQRIVLYRELQRREAAGETQGVKELEHVFEYQGLDTCAATGLCADRCPVGINTGDLVKKLRRVKYQRFTPIARWTADHFEHTTKVVKLGLKGNELAKKLLGDGAVGKLVNGLHHITKGVTPVWMPEYPRANQHHLASLAIAHRSHTHHEHNQLKVVYMASCASRTMGPPMGSSDARSLTQVTQSLLEKAGVEMIIPQGLNEQCCGMPYDSKGMLVIAEQKSKQLESLLWQASEQGKWPVLMDTSPCAKRSIEQFTQSIEVLEPVGFVNKYLLKKLNICSTDETVILHITCSSRRMGLENAMLDLAKICTSNVIVPEHIQCCGWAGDKGFTTPELNTAALKPLRDQVPANCKRGFSNSQTCEIGLSHHSGIPYQSILYLVDEVSSAQA; encoded by the coding sequence ATGCAAGTGACCTATCAAGAGTTGGCCAATATTCTGGCTGAACGTATTACGCCAGAGCGAATTGTGACTGAAGAAGCGAAAAGGTTAGCTTATGGAACCGATGCGAGTTTCTATCGTTTAACGCCCCAAATAGTGGTGCGTCTCAAAACGCTCGATGAAGTGATTTATACGATTAAAACCTGTGGTCAATACCATATTCCTTATACTTTTCGCGCTGCGGGGACCAGTCTATCGGGCCAAGCGGTGTCAGATTCTGTGCTGATCACCTTGACTGATGATTGGCGCGGGCATCAGATCTTAGATAACGGTCATAAAATAACCTTGCAACCTGGTGTCATAGGAAGCGATGCGAATAAATACCTAGCAAGATTTGGTCGAAAAATTGGGCCGGATCCTGCATCGATTAATACTTGTAAGATTGGCGGTATCGCTGCTAATAATTCGAGTGGTATGTGTTGTGGTACGGCGCAAAATACTTACCGAACATTGGATAACATGACGTTAGTTCTTGCTGACGGGACTGTGCTTAACACTGCTGACGAGATAAGTGTAAATGCATTTAACATCAAACAAAAAAAACTGATTGATGGGATTAACATACTGTGTCAAAAGGTAAAAGATAACCCTGTTTTACAAGCTAGGATCCGTCATAAATATCGATTAAAAAATACCACAGGCTACGCCTTGAATGCACTGGTGGATTATTGCGATCCCATCGATGTCCTTAAACATTTGATGATTGGCTCAGAGGGAACGCTTGGGTTTATTGCCGAGATCACCTACAACACAGTGATAGAGCATGCTCATAAGGCATCGACGCTTATTGTATTTAACAATATCGAGGAAGCAAGCAGAGCGGTGACGGCTTTAGCATCAGATCCGGTTGCAGCTGTGGAGATGATGGATGGCCGTGCGATGGCATCCATTGCCGACAAAGCGGGTATGCCAGCTTTTATTAAGAGATTGAACGTAGAAGCTTGCGCATTATTGATTGAGTCACGGGCGAATAATGAGGTTCAATTACTGGCACAATGTGATCAAGTTAAGGCAACTTTGACACATTTTTCAGTGATTGAATCTATCGAGTTTACTTCTCAAACTGACACTGTTACGACACTTTGGGCAATGCGAAAAGGAATGTTTCCTGCGGTGGGGGCCGTGCGTGAAGTCGGCACCACAGTGATCATTGAAGATGTGGTTTTTCCTGTAGAGCATCTCGCAGCAGGTGTACGTGATTTACAACAATTATTTATTCAGTTTCATTATCATGAGGCAATTATTTTTGGTCATGCATTAGAAGGAAACCTTCATTTCGTTTTTACACAAGGTTTTGACACCACGGCAGAGGTCAAGCGCTACGGTGACTTTATGGATGCAGTGGCTGAATTAGTCGCGGTTAAATATCAAGGGTCAATGAAAGCCGAGCACGGTACCGGACGTAATGTCGCTCCCTATGTGGAGCTTGAATGGGGCAAAGATGGTTACCGTTTAATGCTAGAGATTAAGCGCCTATTTGACCCTAAAGGCGTGCTTAATCCAGGCGTTATCATTAATGATGACAAACAATGTCATATTAAGAACCTTAAGTTGCTGCCAAAAGCAGATGCGCTGGTGGACAAATGTATCGAATGTGGCTTTTGTGAGCCAGCCTGTCCCTCTCGCACATTGAGCCTGTCGCCTCGTCAGCGCATCGTGCTTTATCGTGAGTTACAGCGCCGAGAGGCTGCTGGAGAGACTCAAGGGGTGAAAGAATTAGAACACGTTTTTGAATATCAAGGGCTAGATACGTGTGCGGCGACGGGGCTATGTGCCGATCGTTGTCCGGTGGGGATTAATACAGGGGATTTAGTCAAAAAGCTACGCAGAGTTAAATATCAGCGATTTACCCCTATTGCCCGTTGGACAGCAGATCATTTCGAACATACAACTAAGGTGGTGAAATTAGGCTTAAAAGGCAATGAGCTAGCAAAGAAATTATTGGGTGATGGCGCTGTGGGAAAACTGGTGAATGGGTTACACCACATCACTAAAGGTGTTACACCAGTTTGGATGCCTGAATATCCAAGAGCGAATCAACATCATCTAGCGTCATTGGCTATTGCGCACAGATCTCATACTCATCATGAACACAATCAGCTAAAAGTGGTCTATATGGCCTCGTGTGCGAGTCGCACGATGGGACCGCCGATGGGCAGCAGTGATGCACGTTCTTTGACACAAGTGACCCAATCGTTACTGGAAAAAGCGGGGGTCGAAATGATCATTCCTCAAGGGTTAAATGAGCAATGTTGTGGCATGCCCTATGACAGTAAAGGAATGTTAGTCATCGCTGAGCAGAAATCGAAGCAATTAGAATCCTTATTATGGCAAGCGAGTGAGCAAGGAAAATGGCCAGTGTTAATGGATACGAGTCCTTGTGCTAAAAGGAGTATCGAACAGTTTACTCAATCAATAGAAGTATTAGAGCCTGTTGGGTTTGTGAATAAATATTTGCTTAAAAAACTGAATATTTGCTCGACAGATGAGACGGTTATTTTACATATTACCTGTAGCTCACGTCGAATGGGGTTAGAAAATGCGATGCTGGATTTGGCTAAAATCTGTACCTCAAATGTCATTGTTCCTGAACATATTCAATGTTGTGGCTGGGCGGGAGATAAAGGGTTTACCACCCCTGAACTTAACACGGCAGCACTTAAGCCGTTGAGGGATCAAGTACCTGCCAATTGTAAGCGGGGGTTTAGTAATAGCCAAACCTGTGAGATAGGCTTATCGCATCACAGTGGTATTCCCTACCAATCCATTCTCTACCTTGTTGATGAGGTGAGCTCTGCGCAAGCTTGA
- a CDS encoding lactate utilization protein C, translating into MSATDPSILAKSAMLSRLRDAKPQAMAKENLRYPVWQDNDKQLQQQRFMAGLSANHAEVICISSLAIADTIEKVLINQQCKHVILGSACDHTACDNVSYACRKGEFYPQILEGTRDINVLVFDTDVDEIKSTLFNDIDAGITHSLAGIADTGTLVLWPDRAEPRTLSLIPPCHIALIKRSAIVSNFAELMAEKAWQQQMPTNIVLISGPSKTADIQQTLAYGAHGPRQLVVILIEDM; encoded by the coding sequence ATGAGTGCAACGGACCCGAGTATATTAGCTAAAAGTGCAATGTTATCTCGACTTCGCGATGCCAAGCCTCAAGCGATGGCAAAAGAAAATCTGCGTTATCCCGTGTGGCAAGACAATGATAAGCAATTGCAACAGCAACGATTTATGGCAGGTTTATCGGCAAATCATGCTGAAGTTATCTGCATCAGCTCATTAGCGATAGCAGACACGATAGAAAAAGTGCTTATTAACCAGCAGTGTAAGCACGTCATATTAGGCAGTGCTTGTGATCATACTGCTTGTGATAACGTCTCTTATGCTTGCCGCAAGGGGGAATTTTATCCCCAAATACTCGAAGGTACGCGTGATATCAATGTACTCGTGTTTGATACCGATGTTGATGAGATAAAATCAACCTTGTTCAATGATATCGATGCTGGAATAACTCATAGCCTTGCAGGCATCGCTGATACGGGAACCTTAGTGCTCTGGCCTGACAGGGCAGAGCCCAGAACTCTATCACTTATTCCACCTTGTCATATCGCGTTAATCAAACGTTCTGCTATCGTCAGTAACTTCGCTGAGTTGATGGCAGAAAAGGCCTGGCAGCAGCAAATGCCGACCAATATAGTCTTAATATCTGGCCCTTCAAAAACGGCCGATATTCAACAGACGTTAGCTTATGGGGCTCATGGTCCACGTCAGTTGGTTGTTATTTTAATTGAGGATATGTAA
- a CDS encoding LutB/LldF family L-lactate oxidation iron-sulfur protein yields the protein MSHSSAGPEHFHAQARSALGDPQLRQNFRGAMDYLQDKRKSAFFDPVEEAQLRDLSAAIRQRCLSKLPQLLEQLEANCTRNGIEVHWAENDKEANDIIASIAQRHNAKSIVKGKSMVSEEIELNHEMAKLGIECLESDMGEYIVQLDGDKPSHIIMPAIHKNKQEVSDTFALHLDDFEPTVDVDELIQTGRSHLRQKFHDADIGLSGVNFAVAETGTLCLVENEGNGRMCTTVPKVHIAITGIEKVVEFLADVPPLFNVLTRSATGQAVTTYFNMISSPRKNGELDGPLEVHLVLLDNGRSQAYQDEEMRKTLQCIRCGACMNHCPVYTRVGGHAYGTVYPGPIGQIISPHIMGLEKTKDLVTASSLCGACGEVCPVRIPIPEMLQRLRTHAKNPPKADIMPLKGQASGASTLESWVMKGFVLAATSPKIYHSATWSLSKLNAFMPNHIGPWTQCRTSPKPADKTLHQLIKIRHKKKSDKP from the coding sequence ATGAGTCATTCATCAGCGGGTCCTGAGCACTTTCATGCTCAAGCTCGGTCTGCACTTGGCGATCCGCAGCTGCGACAAAACTTTCGCGGCGCGATGGATTATCTGCAAGACAAACGAAAAAGTGCTTTTTTTGATCCGGTAGAAGAAGCGCAACTACGCGATCTATCTGCAGCTATCCGTCAACGTTGTTTGAGTAAACTCCCACAGCTACTTGAGCAACTAGAGGCAAACTGTACTCGAAACGGTATTGAGGTGCACTGGGCGGAAAATGATAAAGAAGCCAATGATATTATTGCCAGCATTGCTCAGAGGCATAACGCAAAAAGTATTGTGAAAGGTAAGTCTATGGTGAGTGAAGAAATTGAGCTCAATCATGAGATGGCCAAGCTGGGAATTGAATGTCTTGAGAGTGATATGGGGGAGTATATTGTTCAGCTTGATGGTGATAAACCTTCCCATATTATCATGCCAGCTATTCATAAAAATAAGCAGGAGGTGAGCGATACCTTTGCGCTGCATTTAGATGACTTTGAACCGACTGTGGATGTGGATGAGCTAATTCAAACTGGACGCTCCCATCTTAGACAAAAATTTCATGATGCTGATATTGGCTTATCAGGGGTTAATTTTGCCGTTGCCGAAACCGGTACTCTTTGTCTGGTAGAGAATGAAGGCAATGGTCGCATGTGTACCACAGTACCTAAGGTGCATATCGCCATTACTGGGATAGAGAAAGTGGTTGAGTTTTTGGCTGATGTCCCCCCATTATTCAATGTATTAACTCGCTCAGCTACAGGACAAGCAGTGACCACCTACTTTAATATGATCAGTTCTCCACGCAAAAATGGCGAGCTAGATGGCCCCTTAGAGGTGCATCTTGTCTTATTAGATAATGGCCGTAGTCAGGCTTATCAAGATGAAGAAATGCGTAAAACCTTGCAATGTATACGTTGTGGAGCGTGTATGAATCATTGTCCTGTTTATACTCGTGTCGGTGGGCATGCTTATGGGACTGTCTATCCTGGCCCTATTGGGCAAATTATCTCGCCACATATAATGGGATTAGAGAAAACCAAAGATTTGGTGACAGCGTCTAGCTTGTGTGGCGCTTGTGGTGAAGTATGCCCAGTACGTATTCCTATTCCTGAGATGTTGCAGCGACTACGTACCCACGCTAAAAATCCTCCTAAAGCAGATATTATGCCGTTGAAGGGTCAAGCCTCTGGCGCCAGTACCCTAGAGTCTTGGGTGATGAAAGGCTTTGTTTTAGCGGCGACAAGCCCTAAAATTTATCATTCAGCTACTTGGTCGCTAAGTAAACTTAACGCGTTTATGCCTAATCATATTGGCCCATGGACGCAATGCCGAACATCGCCCAAACCTGCCGATAAAACTTTGCATCAGTTGATTAAAATACGTCACAAAAAAAAGAGTGATAAGCCATGA
- a CDS encoding (Fe-S)-binding protein, which produces MRIYPAKPHTVYCYGTCLVDMFDPEAGLDAIHLLELQGLKVIFIEKQTCCGQPAYSSGYTNEAKRVAASQMALFTEPWPVIVLSGSCGGMMHHHYRRMFQGDNIQSHVEQFCDRVFELTEFLVNVCRIKLEDKGDLTSVVMHTSCAARREMNVHVTATQLLNQLCNVALQEHAYESECCGFGGTFAVRHPAISQAMVEDKTHHLLETKSVALVSADWGCLLNINGALEYQGQSMKGRHLASFLLERIGGK; this is translated from the coding sequence ATGCGCATTTATCCGGCCAAACCTCATACGGTGTACTGCTATGGCACCTGCCTTGTAGATATGTTTGATCCCGAGGCAGGGCTTGATGCCATCCACTTACTTGAGCTACAAGGTCTGAAGGTTATTTTTATTGAAAAACAAACCTGTTGTGGCCAGCCTGCTTATAGCTCTGGTTATACGAATGAAGCGAAACGTGTTGCAGCAAGTCAAATGGCACTCTTTACAGAGCCTTGGCCTGTGATTGTATTATCGGGATCTTGCGGTGGCATGATGCATCACCATTATAGACGTATGTTTCAAGGCGATAATATTCAATCACACGTAGAGCAATTTTGCGATCGTGTCTTTGAGTTGACCGAGTTTTTAGTCAATGTGTGTCGTATTAAGCTCGAAGATAAGGGAGATCTCACCTCTGTGGTGATGCACACTTCATGTGCAGCACGCCGTGAAATGAATGTCCATGTGACGGCGACTCAGTTACTCAATCAATTATGCAATGTTGCGCTTCAAGAGCACGCTTACGAGAGCGAGTGCTGCGGTTTCGGCGGTACTTTCGCCGTACGTCATCCTGCTATCAGTCAGGCCATGGTGGAGGATAAGACGCATCATTTGTTAGAGACTAAATCGGTGGCGTTAGTCAGTGCAGATTGGGGCTGTTTATTAAACATTAATGGTGCCTTAGAGTATCAGGGACAGTCGATGAAAGGGCGTCATCTTGCTAGCTTTTTACTTGAACGCATAGGAGGCAAGTAA
- a CDS encoding L-lactate permease translates to MIAIHNIVAASATVGLLGREGATLRKTVIPTFYYLVLTGIIGLIMIYGFHITDALMVSQQVR, encoded by the coding sequence ATGATTGCTATCCACAATATTGTGGCAGCTTCAGCCACGGTAGGCTTGTTAGGCCGAGAAGGGGCCACTTTACGTAAAACGGTCATTCCCACTTTCTATTACCTTGTGCTCACTGGCATTATTGGGTTGATAATGATCTATGGTTTCCATATTACCGATGCATTAATGGTTAGCCAACAAGTCCGCTAA
- a CDS encoding L-lactate permease yields MNQTLLALIAFSPIVLAGVLLLVFNWPAKRAMPVAFITTVIIALFGWDMSVNRILASSLQGIAITFSVLWIIFGAIFLLNTLKHTGAISSIRNGFTGISADRRVQAIIIAWCFGSFIEGASGFGTPAAIAAPLLVAIGFPAMAAVLMGMMIQSTPVSFGAIGTPIIVGVNKGLDSQNITEVLVAGGENWDVYLQEITTNVAFIHAAVGTFIPVLMAMMLTRFFGQKKSWTEGLDILPFALFAGLSFTIPYALTGMFLGAEFPSLIGGLVSLFIVVSAAKKGLFVPKKTWDFEDEANWPREWLGSLKMEFTENSKPMSLMLAWTPYVLLACLLVASRVSSELKTLLKGVSLSFDNILGEAGLSAAIQPLYLPGGILMLVALLAALLQSGSVRPMTSAFGESGKTLLGAGFVLMFTIPMVRIFINSGVNAGDLASMPVATANFVSGLMGDFFPGISAGVGALGAFIAGSNTISNMMFSQFQFEVAHTLAVSSAAMVSLQAVGGRRRKHDCYPQYCGSFSHGRLVRPRRGHFT; encoded by the coding sequence ATGAATCAAACTCTACTCGCATTAATTGCGTTTAGCCCTATTGTGTTAGCAGGAGTACTTCTCCTCGTCTTTAATTGGCCGGCAAAACGAGCCATGCCCGTTGCTTTTATAACGACAGTTATTATCGCGCTATTTGGCTGGGACATGTCAGTGAACCGTATTTTGGCTTCGTCATTGCAAGGTATAGCCATTACGTTTTCAGTGTTATGGATCATCTTCGGCGCTATTTTTTTACTCAACACCTTGAAACATACTGGGGCGATAAGTTCGATACGAAATGGATTTACAGGTATCTCAGCGGATAGACGTGTTCAAGCCATTATTATTGCTTGGTGCTTTGGCTCGTTTATTGAAGGGGCATCAGGATTTGGTACGCCTGCGGCTATCGCTGCACCTCTTTTAGTGGCGATCGGTTTTCCTGCTATGGCGGCGGTATTGATGGGGATGATGATTCAATCTACACCCGTCTCATTTGGTGCGATTGGAACTCCGATTATTGTTGGTGTAAATAAAGGGCTTGATAGTCAGAATATTACTGAAGTACTCGTCGCTGGTGGTGAAAACTGGGATGTTTATCTACAAGAAATCACGACCAATGTAGCTTTCATTCACGCTGCAGTTGGCACCTTTATTCCTGTGTTGATGGCCATGATGTTGACTCGATTTTTTGGACAGAAAAAAAGCTGGACCGAAGGATTAGATATTTTGCCCTTTGCGCTATTTGCAGGTTTGTCCTTCACCATACCCTATGCATTAACTGGCATGTTCCTAGGGGCTGAATTTCCTTCTCTCATTGGTGGTTTAGTGAGTTTGTTTATTGTGGTGTCTGCAGCGAAGAAAGGCTTATTTGTTCCCAAAAAAACATGGGATTTTGAAGATGAAGCTAATTGGCCACGAGAGTGGTTAGGTTCATTAAAGATGGAGTTTACAGAAAATAGTAAGCCGATGAGCCTGATGTTAGCATGGACTCCTTATGTCCTGTTGGCATGCCTTTTGGTTGCTAGTCGTGTGAGTTCAGAGTTAAAAACTTTATTGAAAGGGGTGAGTTTATCTTTTGATAATATTCTTGGGGAGGCCGGATTAAGTGCGGCTATTCAGCCACTTTATCTGCCTGGTGGTATTTTGATGCTTGTGGCCTTATTGGCCGCGCTACTGCAATCTGGCAGCGTAAGGCCAATGACCAGTGCGTTTGGTGAGTCGGGAAAAACCTTATTAGGTGCAGGCTTTGTACTGATGTTTACCATTCCCATGGTACGGATTTTCATCAACTCAGGTGTTAACGCCGGAGATTTAGCCAGTATGCCAGTAGCAACCGCTAATTTCGTTTCAGGTTTAATGGGTGATTTTTTTCCTGGAATTAGTGCCGGAGTTGGCGCTCTGGGAGCATTTATTGCAGGTTCGAATACGATATCTAACATGATGTTCAGTCAATTTCAGTTTGAGGTTGCTCATACTCTCGCTGTGTCGAGTGCAGCCATGGTGTCATTACAGGCGGTAGGGGGCCGCCGCAGGAAACATGATTGCTATCCACAATATTGTGGCAGCTTCAGCCACGGTAGGCTTGTTAGGCCGAGAAGGGGCCACTTTACGTAA
- a CDS encoding LysR family transcriptional regulator produces the protein MTRIDDLILFAQVVEQGSFSRVAEQNALSHSVVSKRVARLEKDLGVQLLYRTTRKLTLSEAGNKLYKSATNVQQAATEAINTVSGFGDSITGHIKMSVPTISGDLLLADAVAEFCFLYPGMTIDMSLENLFVDLIEDNYDLVIRTGYLDNSSLIARHILESQWIICAAPNYIKRHGQPTEPEALITHNCLQYAYQTRGASEWEFKGDEGNYTLKIKGNFKTDNAAALRKAALGGYGIAYVPRCLVYHDLLKGDLVDIMPNRVAKKLGIYAVYPFTRQPPKKIRLLIEHIRQRYLAISEYF, from the coding sequence ATGACCAGAATTGATGACTTAATCTTATTCGCTCAGGTGGTTGAACAAGGGTCCTTCAGTCGAGTTGCTGAACAAAATGCTCTTAGTCATTCAGTGGTGAGTAAAAGAGTCGCGCGATTAGAGAAAGATCTTGGTGTCCAATTACTTTATCGAACGACCCGTAAATTAACACTCAGTGAAGCGGGGAATAAACTATACAAAAGCGCAACTAATGTTCAACAAGCAGCGACAGAAGCGATTAATACAGTCTCTGGATTTGGCGACAGCATAACGGGTCACATAAAAATGTCGGTACCGACAATTTCTGGCGATCTGCTGTTGGCTGATGCAGTAGCCGAATTTTGCTTCTTGTACCCAGGAATGACGATCGATATGTCACTTGAAAATCTATTTGTCGATCTTATAGAAGATAATTATGATCTCGTGATCAGAACAGGCTATTTAGACAATTCAAGTTTAATCGCTCGCCATATTCTTGAATCACAGTGGATTATTTGTGCGGCTCCAAATTACATCAAACGCCATGGTCAACCAACAGAACCGGAGGCGCTAATCACGCATAATTGCTTACAGTATGCCTATCAGACAAGGGGGGCGAGTGAATGGGAGTTTAAAGGTGACGAAGGAAACTATACTCTTAAGATTAAAGGTAATTTTAAGACTGATAATGCCGCCGCACTAAGAAAAGCGGCATTAGGTGGATATGGCATCGCCTACGTACCCCGCTGCTTGGTTTACCATGATCTGTTAAAAGGTGATTTAGTCGATATAATGCCGAATCGTGTCGCCAAAAAACTCGGTATTTATGCCGTTTACCCCTTCACTCGCCAACCACCTAAAAAAATCCGTTTATTGATAGAGCATATACGTCAACGCTATTTAGCCATTAGCGAGTATTTTTAA
- the ppiC gene encoding peptidylprolyl isomerase PpiC — protein MAKTACALHILVKHKEVAEDIIQQLNKGVKFDALAKKHSSCPSGKKGGSLGEFKRGQMVPAFDKVCFSGELITPHLVKTKFGWHVIKILYRT, from the coding sequence ATGGCAAAAACCGCTTGTGCACTGCACATTTTAGTCAAACACAAGGAAGTGGCCGAAGACATTATCCAACAGCTCAATAAAGGCGTTAAGTTTGATGCGCTTGCTAAAAAGCACTCCAGTTGCCCATCGGGGAAAAAAGGCGGCAGTTTAGGTGAGTTTAAGCGAGGTCAAATGGTGCCAGCCTTCGATAAAGTGTGCTTTTCTGGCGAACTTATCACGCCACACTTAGTCAAGACAAAATTCGGCTGGCATGTGATTAAGATTTTATACCGGACGTAA